In Gossypium hirsutum isolate 1008001.06 chromosome A10, Gossypium_hirsutum_v2.1, whole genome shotgun sequence, the DNA window TACACGAGCCATAGGGTAACACAAAATTCTCATTCTTGATAAGAATTTAGTCATTTATTGTTTACAGGGTTTAATTATATTTTGCGTACAACATGCAGCTTGACGTCCAAGTGATTTCCGAAGAGATTGTGAAGCCATCATCTCCGACCGATGATCGTCTTCGTCGATACCAACTGTCATTCTTGGATCAACAAACTCCCTTAGTCTATAATGCTATGGTCTATTTCTACCCGAAAATATGCAATATCGAAGCAAACAAAATCACGATTTTACATCGATTGAAGCAGTCCATTTCCAATGCCCTCACCTGTTTTTATCCACTGGCTGGTCGGATAATGGAGGACCAGCTGTTTGTTGATTGCAATGATGAGGGGATACCCTTTCTGGAAGCTCGAGTGAAGTGCCAACTTTTGGATGTTTTAAACAATCCAATTCCGAAAGAACTCAACAAGTTGCTTCCTTTTGAATTCCATGTTAGTGGTACTGATGCCGAACATGTTCTTCTTGGAATCCAATTCAATGTTTTCGATTGTGGGGGGATAGGGATTGGTGTTTGTATTTCCCACAAAATCGGAGATGCCCTTTCGTTTTTCTCGTTTGTGAATATATGGGCATCCATTGCTCGTGGAGAGACGAATTTGATTGTTCCTGAATTCAAATCAGCCTCACTTTTCCCACCACGGGCCATACCAGAAGCTCGTCAATTAAAAAAGGAACAAATTGTAACGAAGAGATTCGTGTTTGGTGCCACCAAAGTGGAGGAAATCAGAAGAAAATACGGTGAGAATACTAGCCAAACACGCCCAAGTCGAGTTGAGGCCTTATCAGCTTTCATATGGGACCGTTTTGTTACTGCCTTCGGTCTTAGATCAAGACCCGATACGCTTAGCACAATTATTCACGTGGTAAATTTACGTGCAAGAATTGATCCCCCATTGCCGGGGTCTTCATTTGGAAACCTTTATAGCTTAGCACTGACTATCCCGTCCATGGACAATAACATCGTTACCCAAATAAGAGACTATTAAAGCACTAAACAGCGAGTACGTGAAGAAACTCCAAGATGGATATGATCACATGAAATATTTTAGAGAGATAACAAGTTATGCCAGAGGCGAGATACTTACATTTAGTTTCACAAGTTTATGCAGGTTTCCTATGTACGAAGCTGATTTTGGTTGGGGGAAACCCATATGGGCTAGCTCAGTAGATCGACAAATCAAGAACATAACTACTTTCATGGACACCATAAATGGTGATGGCATAGAGGCTTGGATTGCCCTAAATGTAGAAGAAATGGCGAAATTTGATTGTGATGAGGAATTGCTTGCATATGTTAATAACCCAAAAAGCTTGTAAAGATGATTAAGTACTTCCTGTATTGTTAGTgtcaaagctttaaattgtgtaGTGCTGTTTTCCGAGTATGTATCTATATTTGTCATCTATctatatttgtttttctttttctcgcaCCATTGCTATCCTTTTAATAAGGAGGTGGAAgaaaaaaatttcatgaattctCACTTGAGGTGCTATTCCATTTTTAGCCATCCTTTATTTACTTTGTTTTTGTTAATCTTTCCTATGGGCTTCTTTTAAAGATTATATAGTTCATCATggttgattaattttttatttaaaattttcaagttatataATAAAGGCTAAAATGATGTCTCTCAATTATATCTTGATTCttagattgattttttttttaaaaattttccatagcctttaaaattttatttcattagctTTAAAATTCGTAATCAGCATCTACTCCCTTAATGGGTCTACAAAATGAGGAGGATTAGTTACTGGGTTCACTTTGATAGatacttgagaaataaaaaaaatattatttcatcaTGTGTTTTGATCCTAAAATGTAagatcattaaaattttattttatcacgTGTTTTGATTTCAGAATGTaacatcattaaaaaaaacttacGTGACACTTTAGACAAATGAAATTGCAATTCgttgcaaaaaagaaaaattaattttttttcttcttcttcttcctcctcctttCTCTCTCTCCCTAATAAACTCTTCTTTAAAATTCTCTCTCCCTAAAtttgtttcttctatttttttactcaacataattcaattattttCCATTAAAGATAATGGTGAGATGGAAAAGAAATTCTTGGAATCATTGGAGAAATGCGAGCATGAAAGAATGATCCATGAAGAAGCTTGGAGGATGTAAAAAATGCCAAGAATTAATAAAGAATGTGAGTTATTAGCCCAAGAAAGCTCAATATCAGCTACAAAGGATGCATCAGTAATGGAATTATTGCAAAAATTATATAACCAACAAAATCTGGGTAGCGACAAAGTAATACACTTCCATCTCAACAGCTACAACAACCTGCATCAACGACTGTAGCACTAGTATTAGTAAATGAAGTGTGGTTGTAGCACAACTTATGGTTCATCAGAATAACAGTTGAAGCAATTGCAACTGGTAGTAGTTAAGGTTAGGTATTTCTATTATAGTCAGTTATTAGTTAGTTAGAGTAGTTAATCAGGATCAGTTTAATTCAATGTACTCTGCTAGTGATCAGCAGAGAATTGGTTGGGTGTTGTTAGACTAGTTCTAGTTGATACTCTATCTTATCTTGTATAAATATTAGACTCGGTCCCTTTAGAATTATTAGAGTCAGTTAATAAAACAAGTagacttgtttcttttattttctttctattttcgtGTTGTTCATTGGTAGATTTCAACATGGTACCAGAGCTATGATTTTTCTTGGTGACAGGTGTGCTTGGTGTAAAAGGTTTAGTCTTGCTTTTTTATGGCACCAAAATTTATCTTAAGGAACTAAGGTAGTCAGCATCACTCTTCCAATGCCGATGAACAGATGAATTGTCCTCCCTCAAATCCTGAATCAGTCTCTTCTGCAGCTAGGTGAAAACAATTTTCTCTTGTAGAAATATTAAGTtatggttgtaacaccccttacccgacaTGTTCGTCAGGTCTGAGCTACAAGATGCCACATTCGTTGCCAGAGAAACTAcaatcaattcaacattataataATCATTCAAACATGCAAATGAatatttaacacatttattttaAGTTACACAATCAAATTTGAGCCTTaattgagcttacaaaagctttttTGTTCACCCGAAcacgaaataggaccaaattgtaaagtttcaaAATCCTAGCACCGACGTCAGGATGCCACTACCTCCATGTTGTGAAGTTGCCAAATAGTTTGTCACATCGTGACCTTAGGCCACTAGACATCACGATGTGACTCATTTTCGGTTGATGTTAGATGAGGAAGATTGCTCGTTGAGACGAGAACCTTACTTTTGGTAAAAATTAagtcatttggtacctatttcaaagCTCTCATCAAACCTAAACATCAAGCTCAACAATTCACCATTCTTACCTATATCAAACcataccaaaacatgtcaaaataaaCTATTGAAACATTTTCAATCAATTAGTTCAATATAGCTTCATTTTAgcacaaaacataccattttaacttattcaattataaatcatttatacCATCATTTAGCCATTCAAACATCAACTTCTCATCCATATTAATCTTTGTGCAAACATACTATTATAAATTCCATACATAATTCATCTACAATTTTTCATAACATACCATTTCCAATAGGCATTTGTATTGCCAAAATCATGCATTATTAAGGTTTCAAGCTAAAACTAACATTTCAAGTTAACATATATAAagcacctatgtacatgccacaaaatcGAACTTCAAATGTGTGAAAAGCTACCGTTTCAAAaataggatagtgtgagcttctgaACGATCCTCTTGACACACTCCCATGAACTGAGTGATGATTCATGATCTGGAAGAAAACATCCTTCGACTGACTCCAAGGGCCTTGCAAAATGGGCATACTTTGAGCAGCTCACTAATCGGAAGCAAGAATATCACTCTCAACTTTATCAAAAATGGCTCAATTCGATTCAACCAACATGGTTTATCCATAGGAAAATAGAGTCAGTTTGGATCAAAagccatcacactatcacaggttttTGTGGCAACTATTTCAAGACTCAATATGTATAATATTACAATACttgaatcgactaaattgtaactatgataccactaaatgtaataccccttacccaaCATGATCATTGGGTCCAAGCTATAGGATGCCACATCTATTGTAGGAGCAACTACAATCAATTCTACAGTATAATAATCATTCAAATGAGCAAATAtacatttaacatatttattttaagCTACACAATCAAATTTGAGCCTTAATTAAGGTTATGAGAGCTCTTTTGTTCACCTGGGCACAAAATAGAACAAAATTGTAAAGTTTCAAAATCTCAAGGTCGACGTCGTGACGTCACTTCCTCCACGTCATGATGTTTCCAAACAGTTTGTCAAGTCGTGACCTTAGGCCACTTGACATCACGACGTGACTCATTGTCGAGACGAGGACCCtgtttttggtaaattttaattcatttagtaCCTAATTCAAAGCTCCAATCAAACCTAAACATCAAGCTCAATAATTCACCATTCTTACCTATATCAAACCAttccaaaacatgtcaaaatagaCCATTGAATCATTTCCAGTCAGCCAGTTCAATATAGCTTCATTTTAGCccaaaacatattattttaacttattcaattataaatcatttatacCATCATTTAGCCGTTCAAGCATCAACTTCTCATCCATACTAATCTTTGTGCAAACATACTATTATAAGTTCCATACATAATTCAACCACAATTTGTCATAACATATCATTTCCAATAGGCATTAGCATTGTCAAAATCATGCATTATAAAGGTTTCAAGCTAAAACTCACATTTCAAGTTAACATATACAAAACACCATGTACATGTcacaaaattaaacttaaaatgttTGAAAAGCTATTGACTCAAAAATAAGATAGAGTGAGCTTCTGAACGATCCTCTTGACACATTCCACAAAGTGACAATCTACAAAAAAAATGGAGGCAGTAGGATAAGCATATTGAACGCTTAGCAAGTtcatagaaattaaatataaacttaCCTCATCCTTCATTTAAACACAACAAGGTACTTAACTTGGCAAAGTTTGCCTAAACATGGAAAATCACATATCAACTAGGTgagtttgatatatatataaccatatcatatagtaattcaaacatttaaaatttaattcaatacaattctCATAATCAAATCATCATTTAATCAATTGGTTATCTAACTCATACCATTccatttcaatttttacttttcattaacCTTTTTAGTCCAATGAAATCTAGTGAACAGATTTGGATAcacgggtaactacaccacaccagattGGTCGTCCGATTAGTAACTACAACACACCAGGGCACCAAAGTGAAAATCCCGTAGGCAATCATTCATATaatcttataaaaataattcCTTCCACCACATCAAGGTCTCCATAGAGACATACAACATTCGATgatccacaacaaatgttggatcccaatataatttgtaataatctCCGTATAATCAATTATCCCATAAAATCACATATCCTATACAAGTGTGcatataacctattggcatgccaaccgTATCCTATCCTTTACTACGTTCACTAGGACATCTTTAAcacatataaccatttttttacaatttaatccatgtcTCAACTTTGAACCAAATCGCaaacaattcaaattaaaaacaatcatacacatattcataattcaaatacatagcaatttaaatataatcataccatatgaacttatgTGGCAAAATAGTAAGCAATTGTATCTTTAAGGAGTATTCCACAATTTTGTCTTTTCCTCGATTATTTTAGATTTCAATTCAcgatttattcaattattaaattcaatttatcaatacaAAACATTTTTGTAACATACAATAATATGCATGAACCAgtttaatttcactttttgaatgcccctaaaattttatattttattcaatttaatccctaaaaacaaaataataatatctttCAAATTGGATCTTTGATTTCAAAATCGATCTCAATCATACCCTTCTAGGACcatatattatctattattttggaaatttcacatcaaatttatacactttagtccttatcttcaaaaactaacaattaaatattacaatctagtcatttttcacatttaaGCTTAAAACCAATCTATTTAACACCAATTttttcaagaaatcatcaatgaaaacttttaaaaactttaaaattcttACAAATTGGTTCATAAGCTATCTAAATCATGctctcatgacctcaaaaacataaaaattacaagaacaTGACTTGAAATCTTACTAATTTGAGGGACTGAAAGTGTTGAAGTTTAAAATGGCTTTCTTTAGGTTTTCTTTG includes these proteins:
- the LOC107895435 gene encoding stemmadenine O-acetyltransferase, which gives rise to MQLDVQVISEEIVKPSSPTDDRLRRYQLSFLDQQTPLVYNAMVYFYPKICNIEANKITILHRLKQSISNALTCFYPLAGRIMEDQLFVDCNDEGIPFLEARVKCQLLDVLNNPIPKELNKLLPFEFHVSGTDAEHVLLGIQFNVFDCGGIGIGVCISHKIGDALSFFSFVNIWASIARGETNLIVPEFKSASLFPPRAIPEARQLKKEQIVTKRFVFGATKVEEIRRKYGENTSQTRPSRVEALSAFIWDRFVTAFGLRSRPDTLSTIIHVVNLRARIDPPLPGSSFGNLYSLALTIPSMDNNIVTQIRDY